From a single Methylacidiphilum kamchatkense Kam1 genomic region:
- the glk gene encoding glucokinase encodes MILVGDIGGTHIRLALFESVDSKESLWHVEYFKSKEVSDFQQLVGEYLKKTKVVPQAACFGFPGPVIDGKVQLTNLPWSIEIEKLSEVCGTKHTFLINDLEAAAYGITVLGAKDSVIIQDGKASSKGCKALIAPGTGLGEAGLRWENGRYVPFPSEGAHVDFAPRNELEIGLFRYLHRLFGHVSYERVLSGPGLLNIYRYLQSTEREYLQKIDEEIEKSEDPPQSITSHGLAKDSSLCVQTLDLFVSLLGAEAGNLALKFLASGGVYIAGGIVPHMVEKLKEPLFIESFCDKGRLSYFLKTIPIIVVVTPFLGIYGALRYVQETALLRPI; translated from the coding sequence ATGATACTTGTTGGAGATATAGGAGGAACGCATATCCGACTTGCGCTTTTTGAGTCTGTCGATTCTAAAGAATCTCTTTGGCATGTTGAGTATTTCAAGAGTAAAGAGGTGTCCGATTTTCAACAGCTCGTGGGAGAGTATTTAAAAAAGACGAAGGTTGTGCCGCAAGCGGCCTGTTTTGGTTTTCCTGGTCCTGTCATCGATGGGAAAGTCCAGCTGACGAATTTACCCTGGTCGATTGAAATCGAAAAGCTCAGCGAAGTCTGTGGGACAAAGCATACTTTTCTAATAAATGACCTAGAAGCTGCTGCTTATGGAATCACTGTTTTAGGGGCTAAAGATAGCGTTATTATTCAGGATGGAAAAGCCTCCAGCAAAGGTTGTAAAGCATTGATTGCACCTGGCACAGGCCTTGGAGAAGCAGGCTTAAGATGGGAAAATGGACGGTATGTCCCTTTCCCTTCTGAAGGCGCGCATGTTGATTTTGCTCCAAGGAATGAATTAGAAATTGGCTTGTTTAGGTATTTGCATCGTCTCTTTGGACATGTGAGTTATGAAAGGGTGCTTTCAGGACCTGGTCTTTTAAATATTTATCGCTATTTGCAATCAACTGAAAGGGAATATTTGCAAAAAATAGATGAAGAGATAGAAAAGAGTGAAGATCCTCCCCAATCTATCACTTCTCATGGTCTGGCCAAGGATTCTTCTTTGTGCGTTCAAACTCTCGATCTTTTCGTATCCTTACTTGGGGCTGAGGCTGGAAATTTAGCTCTGAAATTCTTAGCCTCTGGGGGAGTTTACATTGCTGGGGGCATAGTCCCCCATATGGTAGAAAAATTAAAAGAACCTCTTTTTATCGAATCATTCTGTGATAAAGGACGACTTTCTTATTTTCTGAAGACTATACCAATCATTGTGGTAGTTACGCCCTTTTTAGGAATCTATGGGGCCTTACGTTATGTGCAAGAAACTGCTCTCTTAAGACCGATCTAA
- a CDS encoding class I SAM-dependent methyltransferase has translation MSNELLRKAAAVWDDPNESMESVEARIHDGVPKEKLTERADSYVNIAFNLFPYIQFPTNGVILEIGSGLGYIMEALHRALLAHSTPAQSIIGLDIAQNMIAKAEKRLQKKTTLLLPSL, from the coding sequence ATGAGCAATGAACTTTTAAGAAAAGCTGCTGCTGTTTGGGATGATCCAAATGAGTCTATGGAAAGTGTCGAAGCACGCATTCACGATGGAGTTCCAAAAGAGAAACTTACTGAGCGGGCGGATAGCTATGTAAATATTGCTTTCAATCTTTTTCCTTATATCCAGTTTCCTACAAATGGCGTCATCCTCGAGATTGGATCTGGCCTTGGGTATATTATGGAAGCACTGCATCGGGCATTGCTAGCCCACTCCACTCCTGCCCAATCTATTATAGGGCTAGATATTGCTCAAAACATGATTGCTAAGGCAGAAAAAAGGCTACAGAAAAAAACCACCCTTTTGCTTCCTTCACTATGA
- a CDS encoding c-type cytochrome, which translates to MARSLLPIVFFSALAFFSISSQMLLAIPREQALYFLHCAGCHGLKGEGIAGVSPQIAQTIDFFLLSPEGRKYVIQVPGVAFSSIPDDALAELLNWLILNFGQTKRKFQKYTTQEVAVARKEPLLDVDETRKRILQTLPDKITLIKSWQRYATFNTKSTK; encoded by the coding sequence ATGGCGAGGAGTTTATTGCCTATTGTATTTTTTTCTGCTTTAGCTTTTTTTTCCATTTCCTCACAAATGTTGTTAGCCATACCAAGAGAACAGGCACTATATTTCCTTCACTGTGCAGGCTGTCATGGATTAAAAGGAGAAGGAATCGCTGGGGTCTCTCCTCAAATTGCCCAAACGATCGACTTTTTCCTCCTAAGTCCTGAGGGCAGAAAATATGTCATCCAAGTTCCTGGGGTTGCTTTTTCTTCAATACCCGATGATGCCCTTGCAGAGCTGTTAAACTGGCTTATTTTGAATTTTGGTCAGACTAAAAGAAAATTTCAAAAATACACAACTCAAGAAGTGGCAGTTGCAAGAAAAGAACCCTTGCTTGACGTTGATGAGACAAGAAAAAGGATTTTGCAAACCCTGCCAGATAAAATCACCCTAATCAAATCCTGGCAACGCTACGCCACATTCAATACAAAGAGTACCAAATAG
- a CDS encoding methylamine dehydrogenase light chain — protein MNWIDRLVEFWSRRLALRGSRRGFLTSLALFLGAACKLLPAPIERTQKQSTDPETKELTESTNNESSCSYWRYCSIDGFLCSCCGGGVTACPPGTFPSPTHWVGSCRNPQDGKQYLISYRDCCGKGFCGRCYCRQTNEAEMPVYQINRNNDTIWCFGAPNMMYHCTGASILGIAQDSPNE, from the coding sequence ATGAATTGGATCGATCGGCTTGTCGAGTTCTGGTCACGCCGTCTTGCCCTACGTGGTTCAAGGCGGGGCTTTCTGACTTCTTTGGCTTTATTTTTGGGAGCAGCCTGCAAACTCCTACCAGCTCCCATAGAACGCACTCAAAAACAAAGCACCGATCCAGAAACGAAGGAACTGACAGAGAGTACAAACAATGAGTCTTCCTGCTCCTACTGGAGATATTGTAGTATCGACGGATTTCTTTGCAGCTGTTGTGGCGGAGGAGTCACGGCCTGCCCACCGGGAACCTTCCCTTCTCCAACCCACTGGGTCGGAAGCTGCAGAAATCCACAGGATGGCAAACAGTATCTGATTTCGTATAGGGATTGCTGTGGAAAGGGATTCTGCGGGAGGTGCTACTGTCGACAGACCAATGAAGCAGAAATGCCTGTTTATCAAATCAACCGGAATAACGATACGATCTGGTGTTTTGGAGCACCGAACATGATGTATCATTGTACTGGAGCTTCCATCTTAGGAATAGCTCAAGATTCTCCTAATGAATGA
- a CDS encoding thioredoxin-like domain-containing protein, with the protein MTELLIGSLILSWVAIGFLALVVLALARQIGILHERIAPLGALSFQGGIKVGEKSPLFELKDVDQNRPQVRIGGEHPLKKNSLLLFVSPSCPICKKLLPGVASLSRSFHNLDIIFASDGDSLAAHQQYRASTFLSPFPYVLSRELGVAFGVSALPYAIYLDAEGKVMAKGLVNNLEQLEGLLHHAQNQREESKEGLELSLSKKGFSRSPDYKNTNQPA; encoded by the coding sequence ATGACTGAACTGCTTATTGGTTCTCTTATTCTTTCGTGGGTGGCAATCGGCTTTTTAGCCCTCGTTGTTCTTGCCCTTGCTCGACAGATTGGCATCCTTCACGAAAGGATCGCCCCACTAGGGGCCTTGTCATTTCAGGGAGGAATCAAGGTTGGGGAAAAGTCTCCATTGTTCGAATTAAAAGACGTGGATCAGAATCGACCTCAAGTACGAATCGGAGGGGAACATCCTCTAAAAAAAAATAGCCTCCTATTATTTGTTTCTCCTTCCTGTCCAATTTGTAAGAAGCTTCTACCAGGTGTAGCTTCTTTGAGTCGATCCTTCCACAATTTAGATATCATCTTTGCCAGTGATGGAGACAGTCTTGCTGCCCATCAACAGTACAGAGCCTCCACATTCCTATCCCCATTCCCTTATGTCCTTTCAAGAGAACTTGGGGTTGCCTTCGGAGTGAGTGCCCTGCCCTACGCGATTTATCTTGACGCAGAAGGGAAAGTTATGGCAAAAGGACTTGTGAACAATTTAGAGCAGCTAGAAGGATTGCTCCATCATGCTCAAAATCAGAGAGAAGAATCAAAGGAAGGCCTAGAGCTGTCCCTTTCCAAAAAAGGCTTTTCGAGATCCCCAGACTATAAAAACACCAATCAACCAGCATGA
- a CDS encoding MauE/DoxX family redox-associated membrane protein, with protein MNNPILQNTIEYFFFDLFLYSAIQKMLHFSPFTRSVEGYQLLPRYLVVPLSILILLFEMGAAGSFLFIPKQAGVSLALGLLISFSLAVLVNLLRGHKTIDCGCFGPSTEAYSWMILARNFILCSILVLLYLLPLAPRFPTFWERIFSFWMGTVFFIIFSGWNQIITNAAQPLLKKKMLYD; from the coding sequence ATGAATAATCCCATCCTACAAAATACTATTGAGTATTTTTTCTTTGACCTTTTTCTGTATTCTGCCATCCAAAAGATGCTCCATTTTTCTCCTTTTACTCGATCCGTAGAAGGCTACCAACTTTTGCCAAGGTACCTTGTCGTTCCTTTATCGATCCTCATTCTCCTCTTTGAAATGGGAGCAGCCGGCTCTTTTCTTTTTATCCCTAAGCAAGCTGGTGTTTCTTTAGCACTCGGCCTTTTAATAAGCTTTTCATTAGCTGTTTTAGTTAATCTGCTTCGGGGACATAAAACGATCGATTGCGGCTGTTTTGGCCCTTCAACAGAGGCCTACTCATGGATGATTCTTGCTAGAAATTTTATTTTATGCAGTATCTTGGTCCTTCTCTATCTTCTTCCTTTAGCTCCTCGGTTTCCCACATTCTGGGAACGAATATTTTCTTTTTGGATGGGTACTGTTTTTTTCATCATTTTTTCAGGTTGGAACCAAATCATTACCAATGCTGCTCAACCTTTATTGAAAAAAAAGATGCTTTATGACTGA
- a CDS encoding amine dehydrogenase large subunit, which yields MGQYIYPRSIVGTLDRRKDFAIETFTTVSLPQPSVDQLFTVANRKAFLIDVPMKKVLGMIDLGYMGNIVLSSDRKFLYAVETFYSRGTRGIRTDVITVYDTKTLSVLHEIEIPPKRFLCVIKKNTQALSGDNRFLLVCNISPASSVSVVDLHQQKLVMEIPTPGYVLLYPYETRRFAMIGQDGGLLLLSLNKEGQVEEKKRIFPGFSLADPIFEHGIYLKSTNQYYFVSYEGMLLSLSLSGLSATWEQKWNIASGSGWRPCGWQLLSCDPEERYFYILMHKAAKGKHKDSGTEVWEIGRADGVVKRKIALDRPVDSIRIVAKEETLLCGLCRKAYLDIYDLRNGTKTAAIEELGEEALLLIGYDG from the coding sequence GTGGGCCAATACATATATCCTAGGAGTATAGTTGGGACCTTAGACAGAAGAAAGGATTTTGCTATAGAAACTTTCACCACTGTTTCTCTTCCTCAACCTTCAGTAGATCAGCTCTTTACTGTAGCCAATCGTAAGGCTTTTTTAATCGATGTCCCAATGAAAAAAGTTCTTGGAATGATCGATCTTGGCTATATGGGCAATATTGTTCTTAGTTCTGACCGTAAGTTTCTCTATGCTGTAGAAACATTTTATAGTAGAGGAACAAGAGGCATTAGAACCGATGTAATCACTGTCTATGATACGAAAACTCTATCGGTCCTCCACGAAATAGAAATCCCTCCAAAACGCTTCCTTTGTGTGATTAAAAAAAACACTCAAGCATTGAGTGGTGATAACCGTTTCCTTCTTGTATGCAATATTAGCCCAGCTAGTTCGGTCAGTGTGGTCGATCTGCACCAACAAAAACTCGTTATGGAGATTCCCACTCCAGGTTATGTTCTGCTTTATCCGTATGAAACTAGACGTTTTGCAATGATTGGACAGGATGGAGGCCTATTGCTTCTTTCATTAAACAAAGAAGGTCAGGTAGAAGAAAAAAAGCGTATTTTCCCTGGTTTTTCCTTGGCTGATCCTATATTCGAGCATGGGATCTATCTGAAAAGCACAAACCAATACTATTTCGTTTCCTACGAAGGGATGCTTTTGTCTTTGAGTCTTTCTGGATTAAGTGCAACATGGGAACAAAAATGGAATATAGCTTCTGGTAGTGGCTGGAGACCCTGTGGTTGGCAGCTTTTGAGTTGCGATCCAGAGGAAAGATATTTTTACATTCTTATGCACAAAGCAGCCAAGGGAAAGCATAAGGACAGTGGAACCGAAGTTTGGGAAATTGGAAGAGCCGATGGGGTGGTCAAAAGAAAAATAGCTTTAGACCGACCGGTAGATTCCATTCGCATCGTAGCCAAAGAAGAAACTTTACTCTGCGGTCTTTGTCGTAAAGCCTATTTGGATATTTACGATCTTCGCAATGGAACCAAAACCGCAGCGATAGAAGAATTAGGAGAAGAAGCCCTCCTACTTATAGGTTATGATGGCTAA
- a CDS encoding enzyme of heme biosynthesis — protein sequence MPFFWKIFLFVVLTFLSLGGCTGEQQASFAKNKIEEYKQNPTKENKEEAQAALAELDAAIYKLEAQISKEEGETKKEDQRRLNDLKKKRAELSSDFTKAKADALLKDIKDFFQNPPFFNKTKDNKNP from the coding sequence ATGCCTTTCTTTTGGAAAATATTTCTGTTCGTAGTATTGACATTCCTTTCTTTAGGCGGATGCACTGGAGAGCAACAAGCTTCTTTTGCAAAAAATAAAATTGAAGAATACAAGCAAAATCCGACAAAAGAAAACAAAGAAGAAGCACAAGCCGCTCTTGCCGAACTCGATGCTGCAATCTACAAGCTGGAAGCTCAAATTTCAAAAGAAGAGGGAGAAACAAAAAAAGAAGATCAGAGGCGCTTAAACGATTTGAAAAAGAAAAGAGCAGAATTAAGTTCAGATTTTACAAAAGCCAAAGCTGATGCATTGCTAAAAGATATAAAAGACTTTTTTCAAAATCCTCCCTTTTTCAATAAAACAAAAGATAATAAAAATCCATAG